A window of Amaranthus tricolor cultivar Red isolate AtriRed21 chromosome 8, ASM2621246v1, whole genome shotgun sequence genomic DNA:
TCTCTTCTTGCTTTTGTTTGGCCTTCAGCGTTTACATGGAGCTTTAGCTGATTTTTATGAGATTTGGAGTGCAGATTCTGGATCAAATTTAGCTTCAATTTTGTGATTAGTTGAATGTAGTGAACCATGCACAGGATGGCTGGCCAAGATTTTGTTACTTGTAAATCATTGGGGTTTTATAGGAAATGCTATTTTATATTGCCTCTAtctttttgattttgctatataatatattttaagagCATAATGATTTAATGAAGttaaaatacaatattaaaacatatattaattGGCAAAGACGCAACTTTAAGTttgtttttaacattattactttaaaatcaaaagcaGCTTAATAagattttctttgtatttttcTCAACAAAATGTCTAACAGTCTACAATGAAGGGAGgggtttaattttatataataaaaattgacaaatatgATGAATCagactaaaaagaaaatttaggtaaattttatgaaatagAAAGTAGTATATCAAACTATTGAGTCTCTGCCCTAAAATAGTTTCCTTTATCTAAAATGATACAGTATCAAAACTATTTCTACAAACAATCCAACGAATTTAAAGATTAGTTTAGCACCCAAACTTTCCAGCAAGTCCAAAACATCAACTGAAATCTAAAGGCTGGAACCGCTGTGAGAATTTGCACAACAGGACAATACAACAGCTAACCAAATGGGCAATTTACACTGTTTTTGAATTACAGATCCCAACCATGCAACAACCAAGGAGTATGGAACTTTACAGTGTTTCCAAGAGACAATCTTCAATACTATAGACGCAATGTCAACAACAGCGGCAGCGTAAAATATCAGAACATGCACGCGGTCTGCTCTTGACTTCGAGTTCTTCAGCTGTAGGCAGACGTTCTAGATTATATATGCTTATTTGAGCACAGCAGCAGTTGTACAGATTTCGGCACATGCCATTACTGAAAGGATACACTCTTTCAGGTACAGCTCTGCATTTCATACGAAATTTGTTCCGTGAATATAATACTGAGGACATCAAATAAAGGAATGCAATGCTGCAAGATTGTTGATGAAACAAGGCTGGATGATTCTTAAATATTGATGCTAGATTTTTGGCATCAGAAAATAATTGCTGAAAATCCACATTAAATACAACATATGACACCTAATCTCAAAGCCTATACTGCAAGTATCAGATTCCAGAGATAAAGACTGAATTCTCCCTCTATGATTGTGTTAGTATGCCCTTTTCAACATTAAATACACATACTAGTTCCTAGAAGATCAATGCCCGAGCCAAAAATCAATTCATTTGTATTGTGCCATGGTATTGTTTTGAGGGGCAAGAAGTTATTCATTTATTCAATCACAAGTAAATTTAGTTTCATAAAAAACGTTTTAGTAGTGAATCAAGATGTTCATATCCAATATGTGTATTAGCCGTCAAATGAAGACACTTTATCACACTTTCAAGGAAGAATATACTAACCGCATGTAAGGGATACGTCTACGCCGTACAAGTTCATATGTAGTTTGATTTGTCAGAGCAAGGTAACTACAGAGATATAGAATCATAATgtcatcataaaaaaataataaagataccattatcAAAGGAGAGGATACAGACTCGATagtaaaaaatcattaaaataagaataataatgcaGCATTTATGTACTGACCTGTGAAATAAAAGCAAAAGCACTAGAAAGATCAATACTATTGACAAAGTGATGAGCAATATTATCACTATTGCATCCACCCACCTGACAGACAGAACAGAATACTCAGTACAAAATGATATAGTGCAAATGCGCAAGCATTAAATCATAATGTTAACCTATTCGATGTCACTAGATAACTATTTCGCACCCATTCATCTATCTCCGGAGCAACtaaatattcaaataaataCACCTCACATTTACCTACCAATCCTTCATCCCGATGCAGCAAATAAAAGGTCTGATTTCTAAGAGTTCAAATAATTCTACTTTTAACTTGAAAAGCTAAAGCCTATTTCTTTTCATCTTACAAAACTTAGTTTCTGATTTTGTATTGTGAAAGCTCCGACAATTACTGATAACCAACAAATTTTGATAGTATCAGATGAGTtctaaaaaattcataaataatttaagGTGAAAAGGATGTTTAGAGCTTCTAGCCCTCAATACTGCATGGTACTCATAAGAAAGTCCACCAGATTTGAAATATATCAACAGTATTGAAAGATGAAGAGACAACAATAATGCCATAATCCCACAATTGAAAGAGGCCAAGAGACTGAGACGTAGAAATAATCACATACCAAGATCTAGATATGCTAGCCTTCAGACATGAAGCATACAAAATGCCAGTCCAAAGGCACAATGCCGTCTCTTCACAGATGTACCACCTTCAAAAGTTAAAAATCATGGTTAATCATGGAATATACGTCTGGACTCTGGAAAATGCAGAACGTACACTCTTTTTTTACTAAACCTGTCCACCTTGAAAATAGaacaagcaaaagcaaaaacCATTCATGGTCTTGGCCCATGAGTTTTTGTAACCTTGGCCACtgcattaaagtgatcaatcaAAAACTTCTCTATGACTATACATAGGCTGGTACATTTTCATAAAAACTTTACAGGAATATTAGAAGCCTATGGCATCCGATAGGTATAATGTTACACAGTAATACATAATGTACATCAAGTAACTTAGAATTAATAGCAAAGGGATTCAGATACAGAGATATTATTAAAGGATCCTATCTTTAGTATAATGCAAGATATTGCCTGCATTACCATATTACTGTAAATGTTTTTGAGCTTACGGCGACCTAAATAAAGGCCGAGACAGCCGCAAAAGCAATTTTGCAACTATTACCATGTCCATGACTGAAATTGTATATTTACACTATGATCCAAGGAGAACACAAAAGCTAAAATTGATAAGAAGCAAAGAATTTTGCAAAATTGAGGTAATTGCATGAAGTATATAAGTAATTTTGCAAAGAATTTGATAAGGCTCAATGTTGGAACACCACTAGAGATCAGGGCAGCAGTCCCAAACTTCTGCTTTCTTAACGTATGTGAGGCATAGAAAAGGACACAGGGGGACATTACAGCAAAGAAGTCAGTTACAGAAATATGCAGCAACTCTGGCATAAGGAATTCTGAGAAATGTTACCTATTTACTAATCTCCAAGCAAATAGCCAATTGAATAAAGCGAATTATGACCAATTAAATAAACTTGGTAGTAAGCAATAAGCACCCTTAAAAGATGTAATAGATagcctaaaaagtaaaaacagcAAGCTAAAGGGATCCATTAAGCCTCTCTTTTAATACTAGTCATTTTCCTCAACATCTTAGTACAGTATTCTCTCCCGTCTTTCTCTaatcttcttctctttcttcctcACGTTCTTCTCACTCTCTGCTTCATCGCTTTTTACTAATACTTCTTAACTGGCAGAGTAACAGAAACTGTTTCTTTCCAGCAAAACAGAAACACTAaccataaaatagttcaaataaataatgtctTTGTCAACTATCCAGAACATATATAGAAAAAATACTTTGCATATAATAAAAGACCTTTTACTCACCAAAATCGACAATGATTACCCTGGCCTATGCATGTTCCAAGCCAATCACAATGATGATCAAACCGAAGGACACACTTATTACAATCATGGCAATGCTTTGCTCGAGGAGGCTGCATGAATGTTGCAAACAGGTCAATTACGACAACAGTGTGGTGGAAGCTAAAATAAGGGAAACAGTCACAAGGCATGCaagaaatacaaaataaaattgaacaGCGAAGCACGCTCTGCGGTAACACTATTCTAGAGTCTAGACCATATTATGTGTTAAGTAATGAATTGCAGCACTAGCTAAACTGGATTCTGATCCCTTTTTCTAGTGCCATGCATAAAATTATGTGTTGGTAAGGGAAACAGTCACAAGGCATGCaagaaatacaaaataaaattgaacaGCGAAGCACGCTCTGCGGTAACACTATTCTAGAGTCTAGACCATATTATGTGTTAAGTAATGAATTGCAGCACTAGCTAAACCGGATTCTGATCCCTTTTTCTAGTGCCATgcataaaattatatatgacTTCATCAAAGCTTCAAAATGCAGATGCTTGGTTGTTCGAAAACCTTGGTCATCCTATTAACACCTCCATTGGGCTTGTAGCGCATTTGCATCAAGTATGAACCCAGCGGCCAGCTCCTTGTTTATCCAAATACTATAACACTCCAATATTGTTCAAGAAGAATACAACTAGTGGATAAAGTAGAACTGCTAACTTACTGCTTTATACCAGACTTATCCAAATTTATTGTCGCTTTATACCAGTTTTATGCTGCTTTATACCAGAAATAACTAATAATGTTTCCAGATAAAGCATATGGATGCaatagaacaaaaaaaaaaaaacaaagtgaaTCTAGAAACTTTAAAAAGTGAAGTTCATCCACAGTTATCACATATTGGTAATTAAATTAATCCAATAGAAGCAGGATAGTGTTACCTGTAAAACATGACAATACGTGCAAGTCAATTGTCTGCCAAGAAAATGAACAAACGCAAAATAAGAAGGCATATCTCAAATCCTAAGTTAGAATGGCAACAAGTAAATCAGAAAATGAGTTCATGCATGAGAAGAGAAGACCAATTATAATGTCAAAATCAaactcaaaagaaaaaaaatttcaaaagctAGCTTAAAGACCACTTAGGTTATCAAGCCGCTAAAGCCAAACTACTAAAGTTTAGAGTTCTCACTATACATATGTTGTGAGCTTGTGATATTCAATTGCAAATCAgtatttgttattaatttcaattattcCTTGTGATTTCTTGAAACATCGATGATCGATAGCatgcaaaaaaattaaaatacaattcGGAATACTAAGTATTTATTACGCGTCAAGTGCCATATAATACCATATATGGAAACAACTTATATGCTAATAGCAATCAAGAAAAGTTaccaataaagaaaaaaaaaaaacaaatataggcTTACCTCATAGAAGATCTAGGAGGATACATCTCCATTACTAGCTTGGTCCAAGTTGCATTATTTCCAAGGAGGCTTCGTGCCTTGGGATCTCCATCCACAGTGATAACAAAACTCTCATTTTTACTTGTTGCAGGTTGTCTTTGCTTGATTATTATAAAGGAAAAACATTTAGATtgccaaaacaaaacaagttgaCAATCTTAATAACACAAAATTTCATGCACTTTTAGTCCTTTACTCACTCAATTCTTATCAATTCAATTACATACAAGATCAATATAGGACCCATAAACACTGGATGAAATGAGCATAAGTGAAAATTAATGCTAAGCATATAAAAGAGTTGAAGTGCTGGAATAGACATACTTTGAGCTTACAAGAGGAGCCCAAGAGTTCCCTTCTTCAACCACCCTTATTGCATCGAGCACATAACTAGATAAACAGGTTTACAAGATCAATTAAAAAGCATTTGACACATTTAAAACATGAAGGGGAAAATAACTACATTTTTGAATTGGAAAATAGTAAATTACCCGGGAGAAGAATTAGATGTGATGAAATATTGTATCAAGGTGACCACAAAAAGTAAAAGGTATAGTCCAGTGTACCTGGAATCACGTACCAAGATTTATCATTCACAACAGATATAATTAACAGTTTAGTTATAATCAGCAAGAACCCTTCGAAATACATAAGTCTCCTTTATTGGTTCCAATCATAGGAGTTCAAAAAAGTCCACAGCAGGTACATTTCATCACCAACCAAgatcaaaaagaataataagcATGTTTATGATACAGAAAATATACATTTATGACACGACATCCTTCAACAATTGGAAGTAAATTGTGGGCACAACGAACATGCATTTTATCCTCAATAATCAACACTTTTAGAAACATAGTAAATTAAGCAAACTTCAATGTGCAcatgaaaatacaaatattgcaagtaaaaaATAATGGAAGTATAATGTTTTATCCTAGTGTTTAGGATCAAACATAAAAAGTGCCCCTACCCTGATATGTTTTCTTTGCTTAACAAATCTAACCTATAGAATAAGCTAAAACTAGAATAAGCCAAGCAACTCAAAGGTACATCTCCTTCCCTGATTTGTTTTCTTTACTTAacaaaaattcataaataatataCAGAGCAAAATATAGGCAATTAAATGTAGGGTATGTTTGGATTGGGCCATTTCATTTGAATTGATGGAATTGGCCCAATTCCATTGTTTGGCTAAGCCgaaaaattgaaattggaaTTGGCCCAATTCCAACACAATTCCAAcccaaacaaaaaacaaactCTTCATTTTCAACCCATACCTTCCCTAATTTCAATTTATATTCATTTGGGAATTCAATTCCAATATTTTCCAAACAACTATGTGGATTTGAAATATAGGAATTCAATTCTTTGATTTACAAACGAGATTGAGGAAATGGAATTAGAATTTAAATccataatttcaatttcttgaattgaattacaaaaattcaaatgaaattcgtgtttccAAACGCTACTGAAGGAAATACAAAGACTATCATTAGcgaacgaaaaaaaaaatagtagtaAAATACCAAGGGTGTCTCTTAGCAGTTTGGATTAGATCATGTCGATCAACAAAGAACAGAATAGTAACATAGATAAGATGAATCATGACCAGAGCAATCTTCAAACATAATGAAGATCTTCgaactgaaaaaaaaattcaaattcaaattcaaacaaacaTTCAGAAAAAACATCGTACATCTCTTGAGAGataagattatttaaaaataaggaGTTGACCTGGATCATGTAGACAAGGGAATGAGCTTAAGCATCGATCAGAAATTCGATCGCGAAATTCCCGGGAAAAGGGTTCCGCCATTAATGAACTTGACAGTCACATAGAAGAACAGTGGAGAAGGATTGTTGCAATTTCTAGGGTTAGTGGAATCGATAGAGGAGAAAATTGAGAAATCCAGAGAACAGAATTGAAGGAGATTGGGATTTACGAGAGTGAGGGAATGAGTGAAGTATGAAATTGAATAGAAAGAAAATAGTTGTCTTAGCAATTTCTACCCCTTGTTCTAATCCGAGTCTAACTCGTCGTTTTGATCTTCATCTAACTCTTCTCGTTCCCTCTGCCTGATCgatatttgaaattatatatatatatatatatatatatatatatatatatatatatatatatatatatatgggagggaTCCATTGAAAAGGGGTTAAAAATAACAAGGGTAAGAAGGTCTCTAcatccttgatttcactaaaataaaaaaaatctatggtcatgattgagccaaaaactcattattgtaaaaataactatattatacagaaaggtaactatgaaataatttttaaaatgttcttaatttataacattttttatatatatagtaaccaaacaaaatcaaacaaaatcaaacaaaaatccttctcacccttctcattttaaaatccttcttatttgatcctacatatatatatatatatatatatatatatatatatatatatatatatatatatatatatatatatgatcaaataagaagaattttaaaatgagaagaatgagaaggatttttgtttgattttgttttgttactatatatgtaaaaaatgatactatgttataaattaagaacattttaaaaattatttaatacttacttatctgtataacatagttacttttacaattatgtgtttttggctcaatcacAGTTACTTTgcttatttgattatatatatatatatatatatatatatatatatatatatatatatatatatatatatgtatgtgtgtgttacATTAGCGTAAGaaatagtttttaaaatatttatttacacAATTGATTAGAGTAAGTTGAGTAT
This region includes:
- the LOC130821820 gene encoding protein S-acyltransferase 10-like isoform X2, with amino-acid sequence MAEPFSREFRDRISDRCLSSFPCLHDPVRRSSLCLKIALVMIHLIYVTILFFVDRHDLIQTAKRHPWYTGLYLLLFVVTLIQYFITSNSSPGYVLDAIRVVEEGNSWAPLVSSKQPATSKNESFVITVDGDPKARSLLGNNATWTKLVMEMYPPRSSMRQLTCTYCHVLQPPRAKHCHDCNKCVLRFDHHCDWLGTCIGQGNHCRFWWVDAIVIILLITLSIVLIFLVLLLLFHSYLALTNQTTYELVRRRRIPYMRAVPERVYPFSNGMCRNLYNCCCAQISIYNLERLPTAEELEVKSRPRACSDILRCRCC
- the LOC130821820 gene encoding protein S-acyltransferase 10-like isoform X1 encodes the protein MAEPFSREFRDRISDRCLSSFPCLHDPVRRSSLCLKIALVMIHLIYVTILFFVDRHDLIQTAKRHPWYTGLYLLLFVVTLIQYFITSNSSPGYVLDAIRVVEEGNSWAPLVSSKQPATSKNESFVITVDGDPKARSLLGNNATWTKLVMEMYPPRSSMRQLTCTYCHVLQPPRAKHCHDCNKCVLRFDHHCDWLGTCIGQGNHCRFWWYICEETALCLWTGILYASCLKASISRSWWVDAIVIILLITLSIVLIFLVLLLLFHSYLALTNQTTYELVRRRRIPYMRAVPERVYPFSNGMCRNLYNCCCAQISIYNLERLPTAEELEVKSRPRACSDILRCRCC